From Pseudomonas arsenicoxydans:
CGCGCTGGGCGTGGAGGAAGATCTGTTCCTGGCCCTTTTTGTCTTCGATGCGCAGTTCGTTGAAGCCGCCGCCGCCCTTGGAGCTGAGGGTTTTGAAGGTGCTGCGGGTCTTGTTTGCCGGCAGCGGGTAGGGGACGACGTTTTCCTTGTGGTACAGGCAGCCGCTGATCAGCGGTTGGTCGGGGTCGCCTTCGAGGAAGGTGACGAGCACTTCCATGCCGATCCGCGGGATGGCGATGCCGCCGTAGTGGGCGCCGGCCCAGGCGGAGGAGACGCGCAGCCAGCAGCTGGTCTTGTCGTCGGCCTGGCCTTCGCGGTCCCAGTGGAATTGCACTTTGACGCGGCCGTATTGGTCGCAGTGGATCTCTTCACCTTTGGGGCCGGTGACCACGGCGCTTTGGCTACCGAGGATGCGTGGTTTCTTCTGCGTCAGGGGCGGGCGGTTCGGCACGTCCCACGGGGTGGCCTGAAAGCGGTTGCGGTAGCCCTGGTGGAAATCGCCCTTGAGGCTGGTGGTGTCGCTGGTGACCGATTCTTCCAGCACTTGCGGCTGTTTGCCTTCGTGCAGGACTTCAGTGAGCAGCCACAGGTCGTTCCATTTGGCTTTCGGGTGTTGGGTCAGGGCCAGGAAGTGGCCGCTGACCAGCAATGGCTGATCGCTTTTGCCTTCGGCGAGCTGGAAGTCGCTGCGGTGGCGTTCCAGGTTGCGTTTGGCCAGGTGTTTGCCGCGATCGCGGTCGATGAAGCGACCGGGATAGTCATAGTCTTCGAGGTCGGGCAGGGCGTCGCCACGGTTTTCGCTTTCCAGCGTCAGGCGCGGTTTTTCGAAGTCGTAGTCGCGACGGGTGGTGCGGCTGGTGCGGGTTTCCAGGCGCAGGTCGAAACGCTTGATCACCGGGTCGGTGGCGACCATGCCGGAGTCTTGCTGATAGGCCACGGGGGCGAGTTTCGGGAACACCGTCTGGTCATCGCCGAACACCAGCTTGTGGGCCGTGGCGCTGTGCTGGAAGTGGTAGTGGATACCTTCTTCCTCGCACAGGCGTTGGACAAATTGCAGGTCCGATTCATCGTACTGAACGCAGTAGATGCGCTCGGGATAAATCGCCCCGACTTTGAATTCGTAGGCATTGCTCTGGATGCCGTGCTCTTCGAGGACCATGCCGATGATTTTCGGCACCGTAAGGTTCTGGAAGATGCGTTGGTTGATGCGGTGCGCGAGGTAGGACAGTTGCGGGCGCAGGGTCACCGCGTAGCGGGTCAGGCGTTTGCCGGAATCACCCTGGGCGGCGCGATAGATCTGGCCATGGATGCCGCTGCCGTCAGGCGAGAGCTGCAAGAAGGCCGGTTTGTGCAGCAGGGTTTCGAGGTCCAGGGACGGCTGTTCACTGACCAGCTCCACCTCAAACACAAAAGGCTGGCTGATGGCTTCCCGACCTTGCAGGGAAAACACATGAAAGTCGCTGGAAAGACCTTCAATGGTCAGGGCAAAGTGAGTCTGATTGGCCGGCGCGAACATCCCTTGTTCCTCGTGCAGTGCAGCGGCGTTCGCCAAAAGCCCCCAGGAAAAGGGGTCAGCAGACGCAAAATTCTGGAAAGGCGTAAACAACATCGACCAGCAGAGCTGGCCGATGCGTGAAGCGGTCAGCCGCGATTAAGCGACTGGCTGACGCCAGTCATCGGAACCCGAAGTACCGGATACTTCGTGGGTCCAGGTGATTTTGCGGTAGGTGAATTGCACTTCTTCCAGGTGCGTGAAGTGCGAGTTCGACGGATCCTGGCAGTTGTGCATTTTGTTGTTGATGGCGACGATGATCGCGTCTTCCAGTTTGGTGGTGTAGTAGTGCTCTTGGGTACCTTGAGCCGAAGTGCGGTACCACTGGATAACGATCTCGCTCATGCGCTCGCCGGAAGTCAGGGCGGCTTGCAGCAGTGGCGAAGCCTTGTCGTAGACTTTGGTGATCACGACTGGCTTGTGTACGCGCTGGCCGGTTGGCTGGCCGGACTGCGGGTCACGCGGGATGATCACGTCGTGGCTGAAAG
This genomic window contains:
- a CDS encoding Hcp family type VI secretion system effector, whose product is MATPAYMSVTGEKQGLITAGAFTADSVGNTYQEGHEDQVMVQAFSHDVIIPRDPQSGQPTGQRVHKPVVITKVYDKASPLLQAALTSGERMSEIVIQWYRTSAQGTQEHYYTTKLEDAIIVAINNKMHNCQDPSNSHFTHLEEVQFTYRKITWTHEVSGTSGSDDWRQPVA
- the tssI gene encoding type VI secretion system Vgr family protein, producing the protein MFAPANQTHFALTIEGLSSDFHVFSLQGREAISQPFVFEVELVSEQPSLDLETLLHKPAFLQLSPDGSGIHGQIYRAAQGDSGKRLTRYAVTLRPQLSYLAHRINQRIFQNLTVPKIIGMVLEEHGIQSNAYEFKVGAIYPERIYCVQYDESDLQFVQRLCEEEGIHYHFQHSATAHKLVFGDDQTVFPKLAPVAYQQDSGMVATDPVIKRFDLRLETRTSRTTRRDYDFEKPRLTLESENRGDALPDLEDYDYPGRFIDRDRGKHLAKRNLERHRSDFQLAEGKSDQPLLVSGHFLALTQHPKAKWNDLWLLTEVLHEGKQPQVLEESVTSDTTSLKGDFHQGYRNRFQATPWDVPNRPPLTQKKPRILGSQSAVVTGPKGEEIHCDQYGRVKVQFHWDREGQADDKTSCWLRVSSAWAGAHYGGIAIPRIGMEVLVTFLEGDPDQPLISGCLYHKENVVPYPLPANKTRSTFKTLSSKGGGGFNELRIEDKKGQEQIFLHAQRDWDENVEHDQKIRVGNERHDIVEQNSYSEFKAEEHHTVYADRKVEARANDHLTVGVNQHIKIGTGQFIDAGQEIHLSSGMKVVLEAGSELTLKGGGSFIKIDASGVTMSGPVINMNSGGGPGSGTGAAPLLPGVLKQADADRAGALLTPAQVNTLKRNAPFCEECEKCKAGVCDIGSPTQESEKSTHDLVFVLNDEVTGKPKPDTPYRIKLESGFIVKGVTDSQGMTQKVSSNKPEKATIEAPYYGDTTSDTHSDCGSDACSC